In Populus trichocarpa isolate Nisqually-1 chromosome 16, P.trichocarpa_v4.1, whole genome shotgun sequence, a genomic segment contains:
- the LOC7483980 gene encoding 18 kDa seed maturation protein codes for MIIREKKTSDQLIERKQEEKMKGMKETAANVAASATAGMEKTKATVQEKVEKMSAHDPVQKEMAREKKQERMTQAELNKQDAKQHNAASKHAASATGGTGGYMTSGGHDTHTHSATGVTGYPMGTHQMSAMPGHGTGQPYGGQVEEGVARTHPGGLPGDTTGHNTRAGDAAFGTGTGGTGYTTGTGTGSNAPGWQL; via the exons ATGATCatccgagaaaaaaaaacatctgatCAGTtgatagaaagaaaacaagaagagaaaatgaaaggcATGAAGGAAACCGCTGCTAACGTTGCCGCCTCTGCCACGGCTGGCATGGAGAAGACCAAAGCTACTGTGCAAGAGAAG GTAGAGAAGATGTCTGCACATGATCCAGTGCAGAAAGAAATGgcaagagaaaagaaacaagagAGGATGACACAAGCAGAGCTCAATAAACAAGATGCAAAACAGCACAATGCGGCATCGAAGCATGCTGCTTCAGCAACTGGAGGTACTGGTGGTTACATGACAAGTGGCGGCCATGACACCCACACCCATTCAGCCACTGGGGTCACTGGTTACCCCATGGGCACTCATCAAATGTCGGCTATGCCAGGACATGGAACCGGACAGCCATATGGTGGGCAAGTGGAGGAGGGTGTGGCGAGGACACATCCAGGTGGGCTTCCAGGTGACACCACTGGCCATAATACGCGTGCCGGTGACGCTGCATTTGGCACTGGGACTGGTGGCACCGGATATACTACAGGGACGGGAACCGGAAGCAATGCACCTGGCTGGCAGCTTTAA